The region TCACCGTGGGCAAAAAGATCTTGTTTGTGCAGGCCGTGCCGGCTGCGCTGGCCATCGCGGCCGTCTTGTTGAAATTGTGAGTGAGCGGGGGCGAAGTTCTCGCTCCGGCGCCGTCGCTAGCGGTCAGGCCTTGTTCGCTTAGGCTTGCGCGAGGGCGCGGTTGCGGCCCTGCAGTTTCGCGGCATAGAGCGCCAGGTCGGCGCGTTTGAGTGCCGGTTCAGCGCTGTCAAGGTCGCCTGCCTGCCAGGCGCTCACGCCGATGCTGGTGGTGACGGGGTGGCCTTGGCTTTGCACGGCTGCGGGCAGGGCCAGCGTCAAGCGTTGAGCCAGACTCAGGGCCTGCGCCAGATCAGTGTCGGCGCAGATCACCAGAAACTCTTCACCACCCCAGCGCACCACGGTGTCCAGATCGCGGAGGCTGTTGTGTAGCTGCTGGGCTGCGATTTGCAGCACATGGTCGCCTTCGGCGTGGCCGTGCCGGTCATTGATGGCTTTGAAGTGATCCAGGTCCAGCAGCAGCAGGCTGAACGTGCGGCCATGGCGCTGCGCGCGCGAGACGTTCTGCGCAAGCACTTCTTTGCCGCGGCGGCGATTGGGCAGGCCGGTAAGGACGTCGGTGTGCGATTGCCAGAATCTTTGGCTGGATTCGCGCCAGCGCCGCCAGGCGAAGATGCCCAAAAGCCAGGGCAGCACCGAGAAACTCAGCAGCAACTCGTCCAGCTCCCAGTTTTCATGTTGGGCAGAAAAGGCGCTGAAGATCTCGAATACGTTGTGGCGGACAAAGAGCAAATGCAGCGCGACGACGGCGACCAGCAGAAGCAGCAATTCGAGTAGCGCAACACGCTCGCGATAGCACATGCGCTTGAAGCGCCGTTTGGCAGACAGAGGGGCGAAGGGCATGCGGCTGAAGAGAGGGGGCTGCGCAAAGTTTGGACCTAGCGCAAACCCTAATTGGGCCGCAAGCAGGCCGCTCAGGCCAGGAACTTTTGCCCATAAAAAAAGGCCCTGCATCGCAGGGCCTTCTACTTGCCTGGGCTCAAGAGCCCAAAGCGAGACTTATTTACTTCTTGCCTTTTTTCTTGCCCTTGCCGTCATCGGCAGGAGCGGCAACAGCCACGATCACTTCTTCAGCGACGGGTTCAACCGGCGTGGCAACCACGGGGTTAGGCTTGCCGTGGGTCACAACCTTGACGCCGGCGGGCAGAGTCAGGTCATTGACGTGCACCGAGTGACCCTTGGTCAGGCCGCTCAGGTTCACTTCGATGAACTCGGGCAGTTGCTGGGCCAGGCAGGTGATCAGCAGTTCGTTGATCACGTGGTTGACGGTGCAGCTGTCGGTCTTGACGGCAGGCGAAGTCTCTTCACCGATGAAGTGCAAAGGCACCTTCTTGGTGATCTTGGTGGTGCCGTCAACGCGCTGGAAGTCAGCGTGCAGAACTTGCGGCTTGTAGGGGTGCAGTTGGAAGTCGCGCAGCAGAACTTGCGTGACGGTGCCGTTCAGTTCCATCTCGAGGATGGTGCTGTGGAAGGCTTCCTTCTTCAGCGCGTGGAACAGGGCGTTGTGGTCCAGTTCGACGTTGGCAGGCTCGCCGGCACCGAAAACGATGGCAGGCACGCGGCCAGAAATGCGCAGGCGGCGGCTCGCTCCGGTCCCCTGCAAATTGCGCTCAAAAGCGACGAATTTCATATGGTTCTCCAAAAAGGATGAATGGAACGCCCGCGACCAGGCTGTTCCGGTAAAAGCGGCCCTGAACTACCGGGCCACAAGGAAAACAAGCCTCGGTGTTGCCACCCAGGCTCGTTGATCAGAAATTGTTGTTCTGCTCGCTGAACAGCGAGGTCACCGACTCACCGTCCGAGATGCGGCGGATGGTTTCTGCGAACAAGAAGGCCACCGACAGCTGGCGAATCTTGCCGCAAGCCTTGGCCGCGTCGTTCAGAGGAATGGTGTTGGTGATCACGACCTCGTCCAGCATGGACTTGGAGATACGCTCGATCGCCGGGCCCGACAGAATCGGGTGGGTGCAATAAGCGAACACGCTCTTGGCGCCGCGATCCTTCAGCACTTCGGCGGCCTTCACCAGGGTGCCGGCGGTGTCGATCATGTCGTCCATGATGACGCAGTTGCGGCCATCGATTTCACCGATGACGTGCATCACTTCGGACACATTGGCGGCCGGACGGCGCTTGTCGATGATGGCCAGATCGCAACCGAGCTGCTTGGCCAGGGCACGCGCACGCACCACACCGCCAACGTCGGGGCTGACCACCACCAGATTGGAATAGTTGCGGGCCTTCAGGTCCGACAGCAGCACCGGCGAGGCGTAGATATTGTCGACCGGGATGTCGAAGAAGCCTTGGATCTGGTCAGCGTGCAAGTCCATGGTCAGGACGCGCTCGACGCCGACCTTTTGCAGCAGGTCAGCCACCACCTTGGCCGAGATCGGCACACGGGTGGAGCGGGGGCGGCGGTCTTGACGGGCGTAACCGTAGTAGGGGATCACGGCAGTGATGCGGCGAGCGCTGGCGCGCTTCAGGGCATCAACCATGATCAACAGTTCCATCAGGTTTTCGTTGGTCGGCGCGCAGGTAGGCTGGACCACGAAGACATCACGTGCACGCACGTTCTGTTGAATCTCGACGGTGACTTCACCATCGGAGAAACGGCCAACAGTCGCCTTGCCGAGCTCGAGGCCCAGATGCGTGGCGATTTCTTGGGAGAGGACCGGATTGGCATTACCGGTGAAGAGCACGGTATTGAGCAGCACGAGCCATCCTTTACGGAAAAGGACCCGTGGTCAGCCGCGTGTCCGGGTAGAAAAAACAAAAGCCCGTAACGTTAAATTAGCGGGCTACGGATTCACTTGCGAATGCTGTGACTTCCTGAAGAAATTTGGCAGGGGAAGAAGGATTCGAACCTTCGCATGTCGGAATCAAAATCCGATGCCTTAACCAACTTGGCGACTCCCCTACACAGGACACTGCAGAGCTGCAGCACCCCATAACTTTCAGCGTCTTATCTTGCTTAGGCCCAACCGTAAAGTGGGTGCCGATCTAAGCAGCGGCAAATTCTAGCATGAAAATTAGAGGGTAAACCATCTAACCATGAATTTTTATCCGAAGATAAAGTGCCGCTTTTTCCTGTCTGCTTTGCCGGCGAATCGTCAGGCCTGAGCCCATCGTTAAGCCTTGCAAATACTGCGCTTCCTGATCCCGTCATCCGGCTATTGCCAAACTCGGCTTCAAGAATCTGCAGTGCCTGAACAACTTCGGGGCAGTGGGCTTCGGCCGGCTTTTGTAGATCGTTACGACCAAAGCCATTCAAAAAGCTCGCTATCCCTTGCTTGTTCAACTCAACTGGCTTGGCATTCTCGCTCGAAGAGTGTTGACTCTTCTCGTTTGTGTGCTGCGCTTCGTTGTGTGCAGGAAAGCCCGCTACTATAGCCACAGAATTCGACCTTGCCAAGAGGGGGCTCGAAAATATTTGCTGTGTGGAGATGCTTTGAGCGGGTTTGAGGACCGCAAAAGTCATCTGCGGCAAATCGATGGGATGCAGGATTTCCCCGATGCCTTCTACAAACGCGTGCCTTCCGCCCAGAAAAAACGGCACGTCGGCGCCCAGGCTCAATCCCAGTGAAAAAAGTTTTTCCAAGGGCCAGTTAAGGTCCCATAAACGGTTCAAAGCCAGCAAAGTGGAGGCCGCGTCGGAGGATCCCCCGCCCATGCCCGCGCCCGCAGGGATGCGTTTTTCAAGATGGATGTCGGCGCCATAGTTGCAACCGCTTTGCGCTTGCAGGGCCCGCGCCGCGCGCAGGCACAGGTCGTCGGCGGGCAAGATTGCACTGGCATCGGCGGCGTCGTGCCGCGTCAAATGGCCGTCGCTGCGGCGTTCGAAGTGCAGGGTGTCGGCCCAATCAATCAGGGCGAAGATCGATTGCAGCAGGTGGTAGCCGTCGGGCCGTTTGCCGACAACGTGCAAAAAGAGATTGAGCTTGGCGGGAGCGGGGACGTCGTAAATCGCGTGCATGGGAGCAAGGGAAACAGATCAGGGAGTGGCGCTGGAGGGTTCGACGCGGGCACGCAGCGTGACGATGGGCTCGCTGGAGTTCGCTTTGGCGCCTGCACTGGCGCTTTTTGCCGCCGTGATCACGCCTTGCTTGCCGGCGGCATCAAAGGCGCTGAGGTCAATGCGCCAGCCCAGTTGTTCAAAGCCGGCCTGTTCTTGAGCCAGCGGCCGGCTGCTCAATTGGGGCCAGGGCCGACCTTGCAGCCAATCAAACAAGGCGGCGACAGGTATTGCCTCGCCCAGCAGTTCGCGGCTCAGTTCATCCAGATCGGAGAAT is a window of Paucibacter sp. KCTC 42545 DNA encoding:
- a CDS encoding GGDEF domain-containing protein, whose amino-acid sequence is MPFAPLSAKRRFKRMCYRERVALLELLLLLVAVVALHLLFVRHNVFEIFSAFSAQHENWELDELLLSFSVLPWLLGIFAWRRWRESSQRFWQSHTDVLTGLPNRRRGKEVLAQNVSRAQRHGRTFSLLLLDLDHFKAINDRHGHAEGDHVLQIAAQQLHNSLRDLDTVVRWGGEEFLVICADTDLAQALSLAQRLTLALPAAVQSQGHPVTTSIGVSAWQAGDLDSAEPALKRADLALYAAKLQGRNRALAQA
- a CDS encoding 50S ribosomal protein L25/general stress protein Ctc translates to MKFVAFERNLQGTGASRRLRISGRVPAIVFGAGEPANVELDHNALFHALKKEAFHSTILEMELNGTVTQVLLRDFQLHPYKPQVLHADFQRVDGTTKITKKVPLHFIGEETSPAVKTDSCTVNHVINELLITCLAQQLPEFIEVNLSGLTKGHSVHVNDLTLPAGVKVVTHGKPNPVVATPVEPVAEEVIVAVAAPADDGKGKKKGKK
- a CDS encoding ribose-phosphate pyrophosphokinase codes for the protein MLLNTVLFTGNANPVLSQEIATHLGLELGKATVGRFSDGEVTVEIQQNVRARDVFVVQPTCAPTNENLMELLIMVDALKRASARRITAVIPYYGYARQDRRPRSTRVPISAKVVADLLQKVGVERVLTMDLHADQIQGFFDIPVDNIYASPVLLSDLKARNYSNLVVVSPDVGGVVRARALAKQLGCDLAIIDKRRPAANVSEVMHVIGEIDGRNCVIMDDMIDTAGTLVKAAEVLKDRGAKSVFAYCTHPILSGPAIERISKSMLDEVVITNTIPLNDAAKACGKIRQLSVAFLFAETIRRISDGESVTSLFSEQNNNF
- the ispE gene encoding 4-(cytidine 5'-diphospho)-2-C-methyl-D-erythritol kinase, whose protein sequence is MHAIYDVPAPAKLNLFLHVVGKRPDGYHLLQSIFALIDWADTLHFERRSDGHLTRHDAADASAILPADDLCLRAARALQAQSGCNYGADIHLEKRIPAGAGMGGGSSDAASTLLALNRLWDLNWPLEKLFSLGLSLGADVPFFLGGRHAFVEGIGEILHPIDLPQMTFAVLKPAQSISTQQIFSSPLLARSNSVAIVAGFPAHNEAQHTNEKSQHSSSENAKPVELNKQGIASFLNGFGRNDLQKPAEAHCPEVVQALQILEAEFGNSRMTGSGSAVFARLNDGLRPDDSPAKQTGKSGTLSSDKNSWLDGLPSNFHARICRCLDRHPLYGWA
- a CDS encoding outer membrane lipoprotein LolB, whose amino-acid sequence is MAALLAAGLSGGLIGCAGLPAKPVVVRAEGDVHLTGRLSIQVSSSTARPTGGNVGFDLSGNPAAGQLELSTPLGSLVARATWGAGEVKLQTPEGERQFSDLDELSRELLGEAIPVAALFDWLQGRPWPQLSSRPLAQEQAGFEQLGWRIDLSAFDAAGKQGVITAAKSASAGAKANSSEPIVTLRARVEPSSATP